One genomic window of Vibrio rhizosphaerae includes the following:
- the trpCF gene encoding bifunctional indole-3-glycerol-phosphate synthase TrpC/phosphoribosylanthranilate isomerase TrpF has translation MTTQLSEHITTKHTEMAEVLVKIVRDKHLWLEQRQQNQPLASFKPLLKPSDRSFYDALNTGKSAFILECKKASPSKGLIRDVFDLDYIASVYKQYANAISILTDEKYFQGNFEFIPQVRNQVTQPVLCKDFMIDTYQVYLARHYGADAILLMLSVLDDETYQTLAQVAHQLNMGILTEVSNEAELERAVALKAKVIGVNNRNLRDLTTDLNRTKVLAPKLPKGTTIISESGIYTHQQVRELSAYAQGFLIGSSLMSEQNLEMAVRRVVLGENKVCGLTRPDDAAQAFRAGAVYGGLIFVEASPRYTTLESARITMSGAPLKYVGVFQNHPVDHVTQIAHELQLSAVQLHGNEDQAYVNQLREALSDDIAIWKAYAVSDQLPPQLSQHVDRHLYDTKVGQQSGGTGQTFDWQQLTQVEGVMLAGGLSPENAKEAAALQCNGLDFNSGVESAPGIKDADKLQQVFQQIRDY, from the coding sequence ATGACAACACAGTTATCAGAACACATCACGACAAAACATACCGAAATGGCAGAAGTCCTCGTAAAGATTGTTCGCGATAAACATCTCTGGCTTGAACAACGTCAACAGAATCAACCATTAGCAAGCTTTAAGCCCTTGCTCAAACCTTCAGACCGAAGCTTTTATGATGCATTGAACACCGGGAAATCAGCGTTTATTCTCGAATGCAAAAAGGCATCACCGTCCAAGGGATTGATCCGGGATGTGTTTGATCTCGACTATATTGCATCGGTCTATAAACAGTATGCCAATGCAATTTCAATTCTGACTGATGAGAAGTACTTTCAGGGAAATTTTGAATTTATTCCTCAGGTACGCAATCAGGTCACTCAGCCAGTCCTGTGTAAAGATTTCATGATCGACACTTATCAGGTTTATCTGGCTCGCCACTATGGTGCGGATGCCATTTTGCTCATGCTGTCGGTACTGGATGATGAAACTTATCAGACGCTGGCTCAGGTTGCCCATCAGCTCAATATGGGGATTTTAACCGAGGTCAGTAATGAAGCGGAACTGGAACGGGCCGTCGCACTCAAAGCCAAAGTCATCGGGGTCAACAACCGTAATTTAAGAGATTTGACGACCGATCTGAACCGGACCAAAGTGCTGGCACCGAAGCTCCCGAAAGGGACCACGATTATTTCGGAATCCGGTATTTACACCCATCAGCAAGTCCGGGAATTGTCTGCCTACGCTCAAGGCTTCCTGATCGGCAGTTCTCTGATGTCCGAGCAAAATCTGGAAATGGCGGTTCGTCGTGTTGTTCTCGGTGAAAATAAAGTTTGTGGCCTGACTCGTCCGGATGATGCCGCTCAGGCTTTTCGGGCAGGCGCGGTCTACGGCGGATTAATTTTTGTCGAAGCCTCTCCGCGTTATACCACACTTGAATCGGCACGCATCACCATGTCCGGTGCACCACTCAAATATGTCGGTGTATTTCAAAACCACCCCGTCGACCATGTCACTCAAATTGCGCATGAACTTCAGTTAAGCGCGGTACAATTGCATGGCAACGAAGATCAAGCTTATGTCAATCAGCTTCGTGAAGCCCTCTCTGACGATATCGCGATCTGGAAAGCCTATGCCGTATCGGATCAGCTTCCGCCACAATTATCACAGCATGTTGATCGCCATTTATACGATACCAAAGTTGGCCAACAGAGTGGCGGTACCGGGCAAACCTTTGACTGGCAACAACTGACCCAAGTGGAAGGTGTCATGCTTGCCGGTGGTTTATCACCGGAGAATGCCAAAGAGGCAGCCGCTCTGCAATGTAACGGGCTGGATTTTAATTCAGGAGTCGAATCGGCACCCGGCATCAAAGACGCAGACAAGCTACAACAAGTATTTCAACAAATCAGAGATTATTAG
- the trpD gene encoding anthranilate phosphoribosyltransferase, giving the protein MQPIIDKLFSQMSLSQQEAHQLFDQIIQGEMPPILMAAMLTALKIKGETPAEISGAVQALLDNATPFPRPDYDFADIVGTGGDGANTFNISTTSAFVAAACGVKVAKHGNRGVSSKSGSSDLLDAFGIDLAMTPEATREALDELGVAFLFAPQYHGGVRHAMPVRQTLKTRTIFNILGPLINPAKPNIQLMGVYDPDLIQPIAQTMLNMGMKRAAVVHGSGVDEVAIHGPTRVAEIRDGTITEYQLTPEDFGLTTYPLSAIQGGTPEENRQLIENLLTGKGTEAQMAAVAVNVALLLRLFGREDLKANAQQAIDIMKSGQAFQRVRQLAQRS; this is encoded by the coding sequence ATGCAACCAATCATTGATAAGCTGTTCTCACAGATGTCATTATCACAACAAGAAGCCCATCAACTCTTTGATCAAATCATTCAGGGTGAGATGCCTCCTATTTTGATGGCCGCCATGTTAACCGCACTGAAAATCAAAGGTGAAACCCCCGCAGAAATCTCCGGTGCGGTTCAGGCCTTATTAGACAATGCCACACCATTTCCTCGTCCCGACTACGACTTTGCTGACATTGTCGGCACCGGTGGCGATGGCGCAAATACATTTAATATTTCGACGACCTCGGCATTCGTTGCAGCGGCCTGTGGCGTAAAAGTGGCAAAGCACGGTAATCGTGGCGTGTCGAGTAAATCAGGCTCATCTGATCTGCTCGACGCATTTGGAATCGACTTGGCGATGACACCCGAAGCCACCCGGGAGGCACTGGATGAACTGGGGGTCGCTTTTCTATTCGCCCCGCAGTACCATGGTGGCGTCCGGCACGCAATGCCTGTGCGTCAGACCCTCAAAACCCGTACGATCTTTAATATTCTCGGCCCGCTGATTAACCCGGCGAAGCCGAATATTCAATTGATGGGGGTTTATGATCCAGATCTTATTCAGCCTATCGCCCAAACCATGCTCAACATGGGAATGAAGCGAGCGGCAGTGGTGCATGGTTCAGGTGTGGATGAAGTCGCCATTCATGGTCCGACACGCGTTGCAGAAATTCGGGATGGCACTATCACTGAGTATCAGTTAACGCCTGAGGACTTTGGTTTAACAACCTATCCGTTATCAGCAATTCAGGGGGGAACTCCTGAAGAAAATCGGCAACTAATAGAGAATCTGTTAACCGGAAAAGGGACAGAAGCACAAATGGCAGCAGTCGCTGTGAATGTTGCCTTGCTGTTACGTCTCTTCGGCCGCGAAGATTTAAAAGCAAATGCCCAACAAGCAATTGATATCATGAAATCAGGACAGGCATTCCAACGAGTCCGTCAACTGGCACAGCGGAGCTAA
- a CDS encoding aminodeoxychorismate/anthranilate synthase component II, whose protein sequence is MANLIFIDNFDSFTYNLVDQFRSLGHQVTIYRNNIAATQIMTTIAHTENPVVVLSPGPGVPSEAGCMPELLQMVIGKVPVIGICLGHQAIVEAYGGRVAGAGEIVHGKVSLMAHQAHAVYQDLPSPMTVARYHSLVALEIPEALTVTAEVDGLTMSVIHEQHKVCGFQFHPESIMTTYGARLLANTIEWALQPTN, encoded by the coding sequence ATGGCTAATCTCATCTTTATCGATAATTTTGATTCATTCACTTATAACCTTGTTGACCAGTTTCGTTCACTCGGTCATCAGGTTACGATTTATCGGAATAATATCGCAGCCACCCAGATCATGACGACAATTGCGCACACAGAAAATCCTGTCGTCGTTCTCTCTCCGGGACCGGGTGTGCCTTCTGAAGCCGGTTGTATGCCAGAACTGTTACAAATGGTGATCGGAAAAGTGCCGGTTATCGGCATCTGTTTAGGTCATCAGGCAATCGTTGAAGCCTATGGCGGCCGGGTTGCCGGTGCAGGTGAAATCGTCCACGGCAAAGTCTCGCTGATGGCCCATCAAGCACATGCCGTGTATCAGGATTTACCATCACCGATGACTGTTGCGAGATATCACTCTTTAGTGGCCTTAGAGATACCGGAAGCACTCACCGTCACCGCTGAAGTGGATGGTCTAACCATGTCAGTAATTCATGAACAGCACAAAGTTTGCGGATTTCAGTTCCATCCGGAATCAATCATGACGACTTATGGCGCACGACTTTTGGCAAATACGATCGAGTGGGCACTTCAGCCAACAAATTGA
- a CDS encoding anthranilate synthase component 1 has protein sequence MNNTIDITQLGTLRLLSETLPYSADPTAVFHTLCGDKSDCLLLESAEIDSKADLKSLLLIDAAVRVICFGHEVTFHALTPNGEHLIHHLLQNIKPEVTRTQTERTLTLHFDAPRAGLDEDSRLQQSSSFDALRLIQHSFDLTGLDKHAIFLGGLFAYDLVANFEPLGDAQATNQCPDYVFYVAESLMIIDHQNGSCHVQGSLFNPDEQTTASLSQRLKSIVRQCQDIQPLPSAVVCDDVTVSPSMSDAEFCDVVQNLKQYIVQGDIFQVVPSRRFILPCPSPLAAYKKLKATNPSPYMFYIQDEKFTLFGASPESALKYASETNQIEIYPIAGTRPRGKNPDGSINFDLDGRLELDLRNDKKENAEHMMLVDLARNDVARISEAGTRHLADLLKTDRYSHVMHLVSRVVGQLRHDLDALHAYQACMNMGTLTGAPKIRAMQLIRTVEQERRGSYGGAVGYMTGEGDLDTCIVIRSAYIEDGIASVQAGAGVVYDSDPQSEADETRGKAQAVIAAIQLAHQSSDRSVQGEKRHG, from the coding sequence ATGAATAACACCATTGATATCACTCAGCTCGGGACCCTGCGTCTTCTCTCAGAAACCTTGCCCTATTCAGCGGATCCAACCGCCGTATTTCACACCTTATGCGGAGACAAAAGTGATTGCCTGCTGCTTGAATCGGCAGAAATTGATTCGAAAGCGGATCTGAAAAGTTTGTTGCTGATTGACGCGGCGGTTCGAGTGATTTGCTTTGGTCATGAAGTCACATTTCATGCACTGACCCCGAACGGGGAACATCTGATTCATCATCTGCTCCAAAATATTAAACCTGAGGTTACCCGGACACAGACCGAACGAACACTGACTCTCCACTTTGATGCACCAAGAGCCGGACTGGATGAAGACAGCCGTTTACAACAATCGTCATCATTTGATGCCCTGCGCCTGATTCAGCACAGTTTTGATCTGACCGGCCTCGATAAACATGCCATTTTCTTAGGGGGGCTGTTTGCTTACGACCTCGTTGCCAACTTTGAACCGCTGGGCGATGCACAAGCCACGAATCAGTGTCCTGATTATGTTTTTTATGTCGCCGAGTCCCTGATGATCATTGACCATCAGAATGGCAGCTGTCATGTTCAGGGCTCACTGTTTAACCCGGATGAACAGACAACGGCATCACTCTCACAGCGTCTGAAATCGATTGTTCGTCAGTGTCAGGACATCCAGCCACTCCCTTCCGCTGTGGTCTGCGATGATGTCACGGTTTCCCCCTCAATGAGTGACGCTGAATTCTGTGACGTCGTGCAAAATCTTAAACAGTATATTGTTCAGGGGGACATTTTTCAGGTTGTCCCTTCACGGCGTTTTATTCTGCCATGCCCGTCCCCGCTGGCGGCTTATAAAAAACTGAAAGCCACCAATCCAAGTCCCTATATGTTTTATATTCAGGATGAAAAATTCACGTTGTTTGGGGCATCCCCGGAAAGCGCACTCAAATATGCCAGCGAGACGAATCAAATTGAAATCTATCCGATCGCGGGAACACGTCCCCGTGGCAAAAATCCGGATGGTTCCATTAATTTCGATCTCGATGGCAGACTGGAATTAGATCTGCGCAATGATAAAAAAGAGAATGCCGAACACATGATGCTGGTGGACTTAGCCCGTAACGACGTTGCCAGAATTTCTGAAGCCGGGACCCGCCATCTAGCTGACCTGCTAAAAACCGATCGTTACAGTCATGTGATGCATTTGGTCTCCCGGGTTGTGGGTCAACTGCGCCATGATTTGGATGCATTACATGCCTATCAGGCGTGCATGAATATGGGGACGCTGACCGGGGCACCGAAGATCCGGGCGATGCAATTAATCCGTACCGTTGAACAAGAACGCCGTGGCAGCTACGGCGGTGCTGTCGGTTATATGACGGGTGAAGGCGATCTGGATACCTGTATCGTGATTCGCTCTGCCTATATCGAAGATGGGATTGCCAGCGTGCAAGCCGGTGCAGGGGTCGTTTACGATTCTGACCCACAATCCGAAGCCGATGAAACCCGAGGAAAAGCCCAAGCCGTTATTGCGGCCATTCAACTGGCCCACCAATCATCAGACCGCTCAGTTCAGGGAGAAAAACGTCATGGCTAA
- the rnm gene encoding RNase RNM — MKIDLHSHTVASDGKLSPEELLLRAVSFEIDVLAITDHDCVDGLDAAHRFIEAQQLPIRLIDGIEISTVWQNKDIHIVGLNVDVTAAQLQALITQQKQRREMRATIIAERLEKVTRPGILAEVKVIAGDAAMTRAHFAQWLVENGYAKTMQQVFKKYLTRHQPGYVPPDWCSMQEAVEAIHAAGGQAVLAHPGRYQLTTKWLKRLIEAFAEAGGDAMEVAQPQQAPQERRNLTNYALQYKLLASQGSDFHYPSPWMELGRNLWLPSDIEPVWKDWGLSVE, encoded by the coding sequence ATGAAAATAGATTTACATAGTCACACCGTCGCTTCCGATGGAAAATTATCTCCGGAGGAACTTCTGCTTCGCGCTGTTTCATTTGAGATTGATGTACTGGCCATTACAGACCATGATTGCGTGGATGGTTTAGATGCGGCGCATCGGTTTATCGAGGCGCAACAATTACCGATTCGTTTGATTGATGGCATTGAAATATCCACTGTCTGGCAAAATAAAGATATCCATATTGTCGGCCTGAATGTTGATGTGACTGCCGCGCAGCTGCAGGCGCTGATTACACAACAAAAGCAGCGACGCGAGATGCGTGCGACGATTATTGCAGAGCGTCTGGAAAAAGTGACCCGCCCCGGGATTCTTGCGGAGGTGAAAGTCATCGCGGGGGATGCGGCGATGACCCGGGCGCATTTTGCGCAATGGCTGGTTGAAAATGGTTATGCCAAAACCATGCAGCAGGTGTTTAAAAAATATTTAACCCGTCATCAGCCGGGTTATGTCCCGCCGGACTGGTGTTCGATGCAAGAAGCAGTCGAAGCGATCCATGCCGCAGGAGGACAAGCGGTATTAGCGCATCCGGGGCGATATCAACTGACGACAAAATGGTTGAAGCGCCTGATTGAAGCATTTGCTGAGGCGGGGGGAGATGCCATGGAAGTTGCTCAGCCACAACAAGCCCCTCAGGAAAGGCGCAATCTGACCAATTATGCGTTACAATACAAACTGCTAGCCTCTCAAGGTAGTGATTTCCATTATCCTTCTCCGTGGATGGAGTTAGGCCGGAATCTTTGGTTGCCTTCTGATATTGAACCTGTATGGAAAGATTGGGGCTTGTCCGTAGAGTAA
- a CDS encoding L-threonylcarbamoyladenylate synthase has protein sequence MSQYFYVHPENPQARLINQAVAIIRNGGVVVYPTDSGYALGCQLENKRALERICQIRRLDDKHNFTLLCRDLSELSLYARVDNTAFRLLRNNTPGPYTFIFKGTKEVPRRLMNPKRKTIGIRVPDNRIALDLLEALGEPLMSTSLILPGKETTESDPDEIRDSLEHVVDVILNGGYLGEQPTTVIDFSEEVMVVQRLGAGDPTPFE, from the coding sequence ATGAGTCAGTATTTTTATGTTCATCCAGAAAATCCACAAGCCCGACTGATTAATCAGGCCGTGGCGATTATTCGTAATGGTGGGGTTGTTGTTTATCCGACTGACTCTGGTTATGCATTGGGATGTCAATTAGAGAATAAACGGGCACTGGAACGAATTTGTCAAATCCGTCGTTTGGATGATAAACACAATTTTACGCTACTGTGTCGGGATTTGTCTGAGCTCTCGCTGTATGCCCGAGTTGATAATACCGCATTTCGCTTGCTGAGAAATAATACGCCGGGGCCTTATACCTTTATATTTAAAGGGACCAAGGAAGTGCCGAGACGATTAATGAATCCGAAGCGGAAAACCATTGGTATCCGGGTGCCGGATAACCGAATTGCTTTGGATTTACTTGAAGCGCTCGGCGAGCCGTTGATGTCAACGTCGTTGATTTTGCCGGGCAAAGAAACCACTGAGTCCGACCCGGATGAGATTCGTGATTCGCTGGAGCATGTTGTGGATGTGATTTTAAATGGGGGATACCTCGGAGAGCAGCCGACAACGGTGATTGATTTCAGTGAAGAAGTTATGGTGGTCCAGCGACTCGGTGCCGGGGATCCGACTCCGTTTGAATAA
- the rluB gene encoding 23S rRNA pseudouridine(2605) synthase RluB: MSEKLQKVLARAGHGSRRELETLIRSGRVSVNGKVAVLGERLEDESAVIRIDGHVVSMKADEELVCRVLAYYKPEGELCTRHDPEGRRTVFDRLPKIRGSRWISVGRLDANTSGLLLFTTDGELANRLMHPSRQVEREYLVRVFGEINEQKIKNLVRGVELEDGVARFEDVVYAGGEGMNHTFYVVINEGRNREVRRLWESQDTTVSRLKRVRYGDIFLDKALPRGGWVELSLPEVNYLRKLVELRPEQRTMIDVSKDNTSRKRERARSQKIRRAVKRHEERISAPKGRGQRSQKPGTQAKGRQR, encoded by the coding sequence ATGAGCGAAAAGTTACAGAAGGTTTTAGCACGCGCAGGTCATGGCTCACGTCGTGAGTTAGAAACGTTGATTCGGTCCGGGCGTGTCAGTGTTAATGGCAAGGTAGCTGTTTTGGGTGAGCGCTTAGAAGATGAAAGTGCCGTGATTCGTATTGACGGACACGTTGTCTCAATGAAAGCCGATGAAGAATTGGTTTGTCGGGTGCTCGCTTACTATAAGCCTGAAGGGGAATTATGTACACGGCATGATCCTGAAGGGCGAAGAACCGTCTTTGATCGGTTGCCGAAAATCCGCGGTTCCCGCTGGATTTCTGTGGGGCGTCTGGATGCCAATACGTCCGGACTGTTGTTGTTTACAACTGATGGTGAACTTGCCAATCGGTTGATGCATCCAAGCCGTCAGGTTGAACGTGAATACTTAGTGCGGGTATTTGGCGAAATTAACGAACAGAAGATCAAAAATCTTGTGCGCGGCGTTGAGCTGGAAGACGGTGTTGCCCGTTTCGAAGATGTCGTCTATGCCGGTGGCGAAGGAATGAATCATACGTTCTATGTCGTGATCAATGAAGGGCGTAACCGCGAAGTCCGCCGGTTGTGGGAGTCTCAGGACACCACGGTAAGCCGCCTCAAACGTGTGCGTTACGGGGATATCTTTTTAGATAAAGCATTGCCTCGCGGTGGTTGGGTTGAGCTGAGTCTGCCTGAAGTGAATTACTTGCGTAAACTGGTTGAGTTACGACCTGAACAGCGCACCATGATTGATGTGTCTAAAGACAATACTTCTCGTAAACGTGAACGGGCAAGAAGCCAGAAAATTCGCCGGGCAGTCAAACGCCATGAAGAGCGAATTTCCGCTCCGAAAGGGAGAGGGCAGAGAAGTCAGAAGCCGGGCACTCAGGCCAAAGGGCGTCAGCGCTAG
- the cydC gene encoding heme ABC transporter ATP-binding protein/permease CydC, translated as MRDLIPFLKLYKKHWFGLTLGMILAFLTLCASIGLLTLSGWFLSAAAVAGLGVARQSFNYMLPSAFVRGFAIGRTAGRWGERVVSHNATFKVLADLRIFFFKQLSPLIPGRIANLRDADLLNRLVADVDAMDHLYLRLISPVFIGVLGVGVLSAFLYGFDPAVGLMLGAILLTLLLSWPVLFYKLGKRNGAALTQSKANFRVTLLDWIQGYSELTIFGAEPTYRAAMLKDQQDLISRQYVNTRYSGFAQALLMLASGWTLVFMLWFVGNGVGQAGPDPMIAMVVFATMASFELLMPIAGAFQHLGQTLTSARRLNEVLSSQPEVTFQTEPTQHNGTFDIRFEQVNFHYPDHQQRVLTEVDLHIPAGHKVAIVGQTGSGKSTLLQLISRYWDPTQGKVSIAGTDLKQWNEHDLRACMSIVSQRVDILNGTLRENLQIAAPDADDMTYTQVLSQVGLDKLLDAPGLDIWLGDGGRHLSGGEKRRLGIARALLHQGNILLLDEPTEGLDKQTERQIMDLLRTHYADKTVIFITHRLIELERMDAICLIEQGQVVEYGRHEALMAQQGRYYALNQTL; from the coding sequence ATGCGTGATTTGATCCCATTTCTCAAACTCTATAAAAAACATTGGTTTGGCTTGACACTGGGAATGATCTTGGCTTTCCTGACCTTGTGTGCCTCGATTGGGTTACTGACACTATCCGGTTGGTTTCTTTCCGCAGCAGCCGTTGCAGGTTTAGGGGTCGCCAGACAGTCGTTCAACTATATGTTACCAAGCGCCTTTGTCCGCGGTTTCGCCATTGGACGTACCGCCGGACGATGGGGAGAACGCGTGGTCAGCCACAATGCAACCTTCAAGGTGTTGGCCGATCTGCGGATTTTCTTTTTTAAGCAACTGTCACCTCTTATTCCGGGGCGCATTGCCAACTTGCGTGATGCGGATCTGCTCAATCGTTTGGTAGCCGATGTCGATGCCATGGATCATCTCTATCTGCGTCTGATCAGCCCGGTCTTTATCGGTGTATTGGGTGTGGGGGTTCTGTCTGCATTCCTGTACGGATTCGATCCGGCTGTCGGGCTGATGCTCGGCGCAATTTTGCTGACGTTATTGTTGTCCTGGCCAGTGTTATTTTACAAACTCGGCAAACGTAACGGCGCGGCACTGACCCAAAGCAAAGCGAATTTTCGGGTAACCCTGCTTGACTGGATTCAAGGCTATAGCGAGCTGACCATTTTTGGTGCAGAGCCGACTTACCGAGCAGCAATGCTGAAAGATCAACAAGACCTGATTTCCCGGCAGTATGTGAATACCCGTTACAGTGGCTTTGCTCAGGCACTACTGATGCTTGCAAGTGGCTGGACACTGGTATTTATGCTGTGGTTTGTCGGTAATGGCGTCGGTCAGGCCGGCCCCGATCCGATGATCGCAATGGTTGTCTTTGCGACCATGGCTAGTTTTGAGCTATTAATGCCGATAGCCGGCGCATTTCAGCATTTAGGTCAGACGCTGACATCGGCGCGACGCCTGAATGAAGTGTTATCATCACAACCTGAAGTGACATTTCAAACAGAGCCGACCCAGCATAATGGAACATTCGACATCCGTTTTGAGCAGGTTAATTTTCATTATCCGGACCACCAACAACGAGTCCTGACGGAAGTTGATCTGCATATCCCAGCCGGACATAAAGTCGCGATTGTCGGCCAGACAGGTTCAGGTAAATCGACACTCCTCCAGTTAATCTCCCGCTACTGGGACCCGACGCAGGGGAAAGTTTCAATTGCCGGAACTGATCTAAAGCAGTGGAATGAGCATGATCTGCGCGCCTGTATGAGTATTGTCAGTCAACGGGTTGATATCTTAAACGGCACATTACGTGAGAACTTACAAATCGCAGCACCAGATGCTGATGATATGACTTACACACAAGTTCTCAGTCAGGTTGGTCTGGATAAACTTCTGGACGCGCCGGGGCTGGATATCTGGCTCGGGGACGGCGGTCGTCATCTTTCCGGAGGAGAGAAACGTCGTCTGGGGATTGCCCGTGCACTGCTTCATCAGGGCAATATTCTCTTGTTGGATGAACCGACAGAAGGACTCGATAAGCAGACCGAACGGCAAATTATGGATTTGTTACGCACCCATTATGCTGATAAAACCGTGATTTTTATTACGCACCGTTTAATCGAGCTGGAACGGATGGACGCCATTTGTCTGATTGAACAGGGCCAAGTCGTTGAATATGGTCGTCATGAAGCGCTCATGGCACAGCAAGGTCGGTATTATGCGCTCAACCAGACGTTGTAA